TGTGGCTTGATTGTCAGCAAGCTCAATGCTCATATCATTTAAACCATCAATATCTGCGGTAGCATTGTGAACGCTTGCAACGCAGCCACCACAAGTCATCCCTTCGATTTTAATAATGCGCGTTTGGTCTGCCATAGTAGGCTCCTTATTTTTCTTGGTAAATAATCTTTTTTTACGTATTCATTAATACTATTACTAAACCAGTATCAGTCGTATTGGTAGTAACACAAGGCTCAATCATTATAGTGTGGATTTTGCGGTGCATCGATGGGAAATGGCTGAGTGACATAATCCACCATACTAATGGCAGCAGTCAAAGCATGAATGCTCGTGTCTGTATCATCGTAGCGTACATGCGCCGTGTGGCTCGCTGTATCCAGCTCAATGTCCATAACGCCCGAGATATTCTTCAAGGCTGTCATCACACTGTCTAACCCGTTAGCATCATCGATGTTTTCAATACTTACCTGTGCAATCTTTATTGCCATGGTGTTATCTCCTACTTCATTAATGCGTATCGAGAATGTCAAAACCTTTGACCAAGTCATCAATTTGCTTAAGCTGACACAAAAATGGCTCTAACTGGTTCATTCTCAACGCACAAGGACCATCGCATTTTGCGTCTTCTGGGTTTGGGTGAGCCTCTAAAAATAGCCCTGCCAATCCTGTGGCCATACCTGCACGTGCCAATGTTGTGATTTGCTCTCGGCGACCGCCCGCACTGTCACTACGTGCGCCTGGCTGCTGCAAACTATGCGTCACATCAAAGAATACTGGTATATCCATCTGCTTCATCGTATCAAAGCCCAGCATATCCACGACCAGATTGTTATAACCAAAGGCACTACCGCGCTCACACAGTATGAGCTTGTTGTTACCGCCTTCAAGGCATTTATTAACAATATGACGCATCTCATGAGGCGCTAAAAACTGTGCTTTTTTGATATTAATAATGGCATCGGTCTTTGCCATCGCATGTACCAGATCTGTCTGACGTGACAAAAACGCAGGCAGCTGAATAATATCAGCCACTTCAGCCACTGGTGCCGCTTGATGTGGTTCATGCACATCTGTGATGATGGGTACTTGAAATTTTTCTTTGATTTGACCCAGCCAATCTATGCCTTGCGCGAGTCCAGGACCACGATAAGAGTGTAAGCTTGAGCGATTGGCTTTATCAAAACTGGCTTTAAACACATAGCCGATACCCAAACGTTGACATATCTCGACGTATTGCTCAGCAATCTCAAACGCCAATTCTTTTGACTCTAATACGTTCATGCCGCCAAACAATACAAATGGCTGATCGTTACCAATATGGATGGTTTTGTTATCAGGCGTATTAAGGTCAATATGTGATTGTGCCGTTAATGAATTTTCCATTAAAAAGTTTCCTCTTTATTGTTATCAATATTTCTATCCCATATTGTAACCGATAGCGTCGTTAAAAAAAGTGTACAAGCGTAATTACCCAATATTCGCCATTATTGCTGATTTAAAATCAAAATCTCTGTCCCAGATACAAATACAAAAATACACCCACAAAAAAAGACCAATCCGAAGATCAGTCTTTTTTAATATACATAGAGCGATACAATTCTAAGGGTTGTTTACATTCTACAATTACTTAGTGTCGCTGAAGTTTTTTGCTGCTTTTGCAAAGCTATTAAACAGTGGATGACCACCGCGTGGTGAGCTGGTAAATTCTGGATGGAACTGTACCGCGATAAACCATGGATGCTCAGGGATCTCTACAGACTCTACTAAATGCTGCTTAGCAGAGTACCCTGAAATCGTCATACCTGATTGCTCTAGTGGCTCTATGTAGCGGTTGTTCATCTCATAACGATGACGGTGACGCTCAGTGATATTGTTAGCACCATAAATTTGGCTTAGCTTACTACCAGAAACCAATTCGGCTTGCTGCGCGCCCAGACGCATTGTACCACCAAGATCAGAATCATCGCTGCGAATCTGTAGCTCACCGCGCTCATCTAACCATTCAGTGATAAGACCGATAATAGGCTCTGCGGTTTTGCGATCAAACTCAGAAGAGTTGGCAT
This is a stretch of genomic DNA from Psychrobacter alimentarius. It encodes these proteins:
- a CDS encoding heavy-metal-associated domain-containing protein; the encoded protein is MAIKIAQVSIENIDDANGLDSVMTALKNISGVMDIELDTASHTAHVRYDDTDTSIHALTAAISMVDYVTQPFPIDAPQNPHYND
- a CDS encoding heavy-metal-associated domain-containing protein; the encoded protein is MADQTRIIKIEGMTCGGCVASVHNATADIDGLNDMSIELADNQATVTFDDSKTSAEAIAAAIDDAGFDATVANS
- the kdsA gene encoding 3-deoxy-8-phosphooctulonate synthase, yielding MENSLTAQSHIDLNTPDNKTIHIGNDQPFVLFGGMNVLESKELAFEIAEQYVEICQRLGIGYVFKASFDKANRSSLHSYRGPGLAQGIDWLGQIKEKFQVPIITDVHEPHQAAPVAEVADIIQLPAFLSRQTDLVHAMAKTDAIINIKKAQFLAPHEMRHIVNKCLEGGNNKLILCERGSAFGYNNLVVDMLGFDTMKQMDIPVFFDVTHSLQQPGARSDSAGGRREQITTLARAGMATGLAGLFLEAHPNPEDAKCDGPCALRMNQLEPFLCQLKQIDDLVKGFDILDTH